The segment CGACCTTGTCCCCGTTACCTAATAGAACGTACTTGTATATGACCAGTCCTTCCATTCCAACCGGGCCGCGTGCATGTATCTTGTTTGTGCTGATTCCGACCTCTGCACCTTTTCCATAGCGGAATCCATCTGCAAATCTTGTGGAGGCGTTGACCATGACACTTGAAGAATCCACAAGCTCAATGAACTGCTTTCTTTTTGCTTCATCTTCTGTGATTATTGCATCTGTGTGGTGGGATCCATAGCTGTTAATGTGGTTGATGGCTTCTTCAATGGAATCAACCAGTTTTACTGAAAGTATAAGCTCATTGTATTCGGTCTTCCAGTCTTCTTCGGTTGCTTTTTTGAGGTTCTTTATGCCAAGATTTTCTGCAATTGTATATGAGTCTTCGTCAAAACGTAGCTCAACTCCTGCATCGTCGTACCTTTTGATCATTTCAGGCATGAATTCCCCTGCTATCTCCCTGTTTATCAGCAATGTTTCCATGGCATTGCACACTGCAGGGTACTGCACCTTTGAGTCTAAGCACACATCGTATGCTTTGTGCAGGTTCGCTTTATTGTCCACATAGACATGGCATATGCCGTCTGCATGTCCGAGGACCGAGATCCTGGTATTGTTCTGTATGAACTTCACGAAATCATTGGAACCGCGTGGGATCAGGAGATCGATGTATTCATCCTGTGCTAGAAGATCCATTACCTCTTCCCTTGTTTCCATGAGCTGGAATGCTCCTTCTGGTATTCCTTCGGTATTTTCCATGGCTGTGACAAGTATATCAAATATTGTACGATTGGAGTTAAGTGCTTCACTGCCACCTTTGA is part of the Methanococcoides methylutens MM1 genome and harbors:
- a CDS encoding glutamate-5-semialdehyde dehydrogenase, with the translated sequence MATEIEKKVMEAKIASITLASVDTRTKDRALEAMANALDENRDRILEANKADLEEAEKMMAEGKLSQALVDRLKVSNSKIDGMISGIRDVIKLEDPSGKTLQTLELDSGLDLYQVSCPIGLIGVIFESRPDVVPQIMSLCLKSGNATIFKGGSEALNSNRTIFDILVTAMENTEGIPEGAFQLMETREEVMDLLAQDEYIDLLIPRGSNDFVKFIQNNTRISVLGHADGICHVYVDNKANLHKAYDVCLDSKVQYPAVCNAMETLLINREIAGEFMPEMIKRYDDAGVELRFDEDSYTIAENLGIKNLKKATEEDWKTEYNELILSVKLVDSIEEAINHINSYGSHHTDAIITEDEAKRKQFIELVDSSSVMVNASTRFADGFRYGKGAEVGISTNKIHARGPVGMEGLVIYKYVLLGNGDKVADYAGDNPKPFTHTLLDKELSDVLNN